One genomic window of Bradyrhizobium sp. B124 includes the following:
- a CDS encoding polysaccharide biosynthesis/export family protein: protein MGTDFKIKFFAGIALCATIALAGCSYLPTSGPSSQAVKSETPVDENSLPYALVRVNSDVVSVLARNTGKLTVTYPDRQPPREIRFGIGDVVSVTIFEAAAGGLFIPVEAGVRPGNFIALPNQTVDHNGNVSVPYAGAIRAQGRTPSEVQQAIADALKNRAIEPQAVVALIDQRTSLISVLGEVNNPVRYPANAAGERLLDAITRAGGPKGQGFDTWVMLERNGKQATVPFGSLVYEPSNNIWVHPNDTVYVYREPQTFVAFGATGQQGQFNFDAWRISVAEAVGKAGGLNDTLADPGAIFLYRGERREIAAMMGVDVSRFTTPIIPIVYNFNMRDPSTYFLATKVLIRNKDVLYTSNAPAVESAKLMTYIRLVTATVNDPIVAAYNGAALRNLVVTTP, encoded by the coding sequence ATGGGGACTGATTTTAAAATCAAATTTTTTGCTGGAATTGCGCTCTGCGCCACGATTGCTCTGGCCGGGTGCAGCTATTTGCCGACGTCGGGGCCGTCCAGCCAAGCTGTAAAAAGCGAGACGCCGGTCGATGAAAACAGCCTTCCGTACGCGCTGGTCCGCGTCAATTCAGACGTGGTGTCCGTGCTGGCGCGCAATACTGGCAAGCTGACGGTTACCTATCCCGATCGTCAGCCACCCCGCGAAATCAGATTTGGCATCGGCGACGTCGTCAGCGTCACCATCTTCGAGGCCGCCGCAGGCGGCCTGTTTATCCCGGTTGAAGCGGGTGTTCGGCCCGGCAACTTCATCGCCCTGCCTAATCAGACGGTCGACCACAACGGCAATGTCTCGGTTCCTTATGCCGGCGCTATCCGCGCGCAAGGCCGGACGCCTTCCGAAGTCCAGCAGGCGATTGCGGATGCGCTGAAGAATCGCGCGATCGAGCCGCAGGCTGTCGTCGCCCTCATCGATCAGCGGACGTCGCTCATCAGTGTTCTCGGCGAAGTGAACAATCCGGTTCGCTATCCGGCAAACGCTGCAGGCGAGCGCCTGCTTGATGCGATCACGCGTGCCGGCGGCCCCAAGGGACAAGGCTTCGACACCTGGGTCATGCTCGAGCGCAACGGCAAGCAGGCGACCGTGCCGTTTGGGTCGCTGGTGTACGAGCCGTCGAACAATATCTGGGTCCATCCGAACGATACGGTTTACGTCTATCGTGAGCCGCAGACCTTTGTGGCCTTCGGTGCAACCGGCCAGCAGGGGCAGTTCAATTTCGACGCTTGGCGAATTTCGGTGGCCGAGGCCGTGGGCAAGGCAGGCGGCCTGAACGATACGCTGGCTGATCCCGGAGCGATCTTCCTCTATCGCGGTGAGCGGCGCGAAATTGCCGCGATGATGGGCGTCGACGTGAGCCGTTTCACGACACCGATCATCCCGATCGTGTATAATTTCAACATGCGCGACCCGTCGACGTACTTCCTGGCGACGAAAGTTCTGATCCGCAACAAGGACGTTCTGTACACGTCGAACGCTCCAGCGGTGGAATCGGCGAAGCTGATGACGTACATCAGGCTGGTCACCGCAACGGTCAACGATCCGATAGTTGCAGCCTACAATGGTGCGGCACTTCGGAATCTGGTCGTAACGACTCCCTGA